A part of Terriglobales bacterium genomic DNA contains:
- a CDS encoding ATP-binding protein, protein MTLSRRRYWLAITGFIILVHLMVSLGVKWGHLERQYWLTAFGNLLQTALLAAVLAAMLLNVIGTRGRRRAFWSLMALGSGLWLTAQLLWTWYEIVRRTEVPNPFVADVVVFLHIVPMMGALAVRPHLPGSQSRQRLGYIDFLLLLLWWLYLYLILVIPWQYVKFDEALYGFSFNLLYDVEKLVLTVGAGWLWLTTQGMWKRVYGHLFGATALYELGSHWVNIAIDAKAYYTGSLYDVPLVASMAWFVWIGLLAQKLAPGVPAEEEGRHQAMWPAKLAMGAVFSIPLLIFWSVFISTAPQMVRDFRLLVSLGAFVVFCLLVFWRQHTLDRELLRLLRTSEESLARQKMLQDELVRSAKLAAMGQLVAGAAHEINNPLTAILGYADLLESNPALSEQERSLADKIRRQARRTRELVSNLISFARQSPAEKKRVDVNAAIASAVKMRQSQLAKQNIVLEMHLKSELPAVMADESHLFQVFSHLINNAADAMAAGGGGPLTIRTSRDGKDVVMEFSDAGPGVADPQRVFDPFYTTKPVGKGTGLGLSAAYGIVAEHGGQIVCANRPQGGATFIVRLPAAPDVAPPPAAAAGAANRAPVTH, encoded by the coding sequence ATGACCCTCTCCCGCAGACGGTACTGGTTGGCCATCACCGGCTTCATCATCCTGGTCCACCTCATGGTGTCTCTGGGCGTGAAGTGGGGCCACCTCGAACGCCAGTACTGGCTCACCGCCTTCGGCAACCTTCTGCAGACCGCGCTGCTGGCCGCCGTGCTGGCTGCCATGCTGCTGAACGTCATCGGCACCCGCGGGCGCCGGCGCGCCTTCTGGAGCCTGATGGCCCTCGGTTCCGGCCTCTGGCTTACCGCCCAGCTGCTTTGGACCTGGTATGAGATTGTCCGTCGCACCGAGGTGCCCAATCCCTTTGTGGCCGATGTTGTGGTTTTCCTGCACATCGTCCCCATGATGGGCGCGCTCGCCGTGCGTCCTCATCTGCCCGGCAGCCAGAGCCGGCAGCGGTTGGGCTATATCGACTTCCTGCTGCTGCTGTTGTGGTGGCTCTACCTCTATCTGATCCTCGTCATTCCCTGGCAGTATGTGAAATTCGACGAAGCCCTTTACGGTTTCAGTTTCAATCTGCTCTATGACGTTGAAAAACTTGTCCTCACGGTCGGCGCCGGCTGGCTCTGGCTGACCACTCAAGGGATGTGGAAGCGCGTCTACGGCCACCTGTTCGGTGCCACGGCGCTCTATGAGTTGGGCTCACACTGGGTCAACATCGCTATTGACGCCAAGGCCTACTACACCGGAAGCCTCTACGACGTCCCGCTGGTGGCCTCCATGGCCTGGTTCGTTTGGATCGGGCTTCTGGCTCAAAAGCTTGCTCCCGGCGTTCCCGCGGAAGAAGAGGGGCGCCATCAGGCCATGTGGCCGGCCAAGCTGGCGATGGGAGCGGTCTTCTCCATCCCCCTGCTGATTTTCTGGAGCGTTTTCATCAGCACCGCGCCCCAAATGGTCCGCGATTTCCGCCTCCTGGTCTCCCTGGGCGCCTTCGTGGTTTTCTGCTTGCTGGTCTTTTGGCGCCAGCACACGCTGGATCGTGAGCTCTTGCGCCTGCTGCGCACCTCCGAAGAATCACTCGCCCGACAGAAAATGTTGCAGGACGAGCTGGTCCGTTCTGCCAAGCTGGCGGCCATGGGCCAGTTGGTGGCCGGCGCGGCGCACGAGATCAACAATCCCCTCACCGCCATCCTGGGCTACGCCGATCTGCTCGAATCCAATCCTGCCCTCAGCGAGCAGGAGCGCAGCCTGGCCGACAAGATCCGCCGCCAGGCCCGCCGCACCCGCGAGCTGGTCAGCAACCTCATCAGCTTCGCGCGCCAGTCGCCGGCGGAGAAAAAACGGGTGGACGTGAACGCCGCCATCGCCAGCGCCGTCAAGATGCGCCAGTCTCAGCTCGCCAAGCAGAACATCGTCCTCGAGATGCATCTCAAGTCCGAGCTTCCCGCGGTGATGGCCGATGAGAGCCACCTCTTTCAGGTGTTTTCCCACCTCATCAATAACGCTGCGGACGCCATGGCAGCCGGCGGCGGAGGACCGCTTACCATCCGCACCTCCCGCGACGGCAAGGACGTCGTGATGGAATTCAGCGATGCCGGTCCCGGAGTCGCGGATCCCCAGCGCGTCTTCGACCCCTTCTACACCACCAAGCCTGTGGGAAAGGGAACCGGCCTCGGCCTGAGCGCCGCCTACGGCATCGTGGCCGAGCATGGCGGCCAGATCGTCTGCGCCAACCGTCCCCAAGGCGGAGCTACGTTCATCGTTCGACTGCCCGCTGCGCCGGACGTTGCTCCGCCTCCGGCCGCCGCGGCCGGTGCCGCGAACCGCGCTCCCGTCACCCACTGA
- the sucB gene encoding 2-oxoglutarate dehydrogenase, E2 component, dihydrolipoamide succinyltransferase produces MPTDVIMPQMGESIFEGTLTKWLKKPGEKVQRDEPLFEISTDKVDAEIPAPASGVLKEIKVQEGTTVQVNTVVAVIDADGAGAAVPAPAKAAPAKAEAVPAKAEAAKAEPAEAAKAAEVAPKVAPPKAEPARAPVVEMPAAVAHEEGERIRSSPLVRKMAKEHGIDLRQVPGTGLEGRITKEDIQAFIGRGGAAAAPARAAVAQAAAAPAAAPAAPAPMRAPAVVPGEIVPMTAMRKKIAEHMIQSRRTSAHVHCVYEVDLTRIVKLREREKKNFEQRTGSRLTFMPFFVRAAISAIRDWPIINSSVEGENIHYHRNINVGIAVALDWGLIVPVVKNAEERNFLGLQRAITDLGERARSKKLTPEDVQGATFTITNPGQFGALFGLPIINQPNVAIMGVGGIFKAPVVVTDESGNDSIAIRSIVHLVLGYDHRVIDGAVADKFMAQVKKYLEEWNEDIY; encoded by the coding sequence ATGCCGACCGATGTGATCATGCCCCAGATGGGGGAATCGATATTCGAAGGCACGCTGACCAAGTGGCTGAAGAAGCCGGGCGAGAAGGTGCAGCGCGACGAGCCGCTGTTCGAGATCTCGACCGACAAGGTGGACGCCGAGATCCCGGCGCCGGCGAGCGGCGTGCTCAAGGAGATCAAGGTGCAGGAAGGCACCACGGTGCAGGTGAACACGGTGGTGGCCGTGATTGACGCGGACGGCGCGGGAGCCGCTGTGCCGGCGCCCGCCAAGGCCGCGCCGGCAAAAGCGGAGGCAGTGCCAGCGAAAGCGGAGGCGGCGAAAGCCGAACCGGCCGAGGCGGCGAAGGCGGCAGAAGTCGCCCCCAAGGTCGCGCCTCCGAAGGCCGAGCCGGCGCGCGCGCCGGTGGTGGAGATGCCGGCGGCGGTGGCGCACGAAGAGGGAGAGCGCATACGGTCGTCGCCGCTGGTGCGCAAGATGGCCAAGGAGCACGGCATCGACCTGCGCCAGGTGCCGGGTACGGGACTCGAGGGACGCATCACCAAGGAAGACATCCAGGCGTTCATCGGGCGCGGCGGGGCAGCAGCGGCCCCGGCGCGTGCGGCGGTAGCTCAAGCCGCAGCAGCTCCTGCGGCAGCCCCGGCGGCGCCCGCGCCCATGCGCGCGCCGGCGGTGGTGCCGGGCGAAATCGTGCCCATGACGGCGATGCGCAAGAAGATCGCCGAGCACATGATCCAGTCGCGGCGCACCAGCGCGCACGTGCACTGCGTCTACGAGGTCGACCTGACCCGCATCGTGAAACTGCGCGAGCGAGAGAAGAAGAACTTCGAGCAGCGCACCGGAAGCCGGCTGACGTTCATGCCGTTCTTCGTGCGGGCGGCGATCAGCGCCATCCGCGACTGGCCGATCATCAACTCGTCGGTGGAGGGCGAGAACATCCACTACCATCGCAACATCAACGTGGGGATTGCGGTGGCGCTGGACTGGGGGCTGATCGTGCCGGTGGTGAAGAACGCCGAGGAGCGCAACTTCCTGGGGCTGCAGCGGGCCATCACCGACCTGGGCGAGCGCGCGCGATCGAAGAAGCTGACGCCGGAGGACGTGCAGGGAGCGACCTTTACCATCACCAACCCGGGACAGTTCGGGGCGCTGTTTGGGCTGCCCATCATCAACCAGCCGAACGTGGCCATCATGGGCGTGGGCGGCATCTTCAAGGCGCCGGTGGTGGTGACCGACGAGAGTGGGAACGACTCCATCGCCATCCGTTCGATCGTCCACCTGGTGCTGGGCTATGACCATCGGGTGATCGACGGCGCCGTGGCCGACAAGTTCATGGCCCAGGTGAAGAAGTACCTCGAGGAGTGGAACGAGGACATCTACTGA
- the hemB gene encoding porphobilinogen synthase, with product MAFPETRMRRLRQTERLRELVRETRLSPQCLVYPLFVCPGKGVRKEVRSMPGVFNLSVDQTVEEARQAHGLGIGALILFGLPETKDEVATGAWAEDGIVQQAARAIKKEVPELLLIGDVCLCEYMSHGHCGIVRTGVGGAYEIVNDETLELLARTAVSLTEAGIDIVAPSDMMDGRVAAIRKGLDAAGFGNTPILSYAAKFASAFYGPFREAADSAPQFGDRRSYQMDPANRREAMREIELDLEEGADMIMVKPALPYLDVIREARERFDAPLAAYQVSGEYAMIEAAARNGWIDRERVILESLTAIRRAGADVILTYHAKDAARKLGSCSTQG from the coding sequence ATGGCCTTCCCCGAAACCCGCATGCGGCGGCTCCGGCAGACGGAGAGGCTGCGGGAGCTGGTGCGCGAGACGCGGCTTTCCCCCCAATGCCTGGTGTATCCGCTGTTCGTATGTCCGGGAAAGGGAGTGCGCAAGGAAGTGCGCTCCATGCCGGGAGTCTTCAACCTCTCAGTGGACCAGACCGTGGAGGAAGCGCGGCAGGCGCACGGGCTGGGGATCGGTGCGTTGATCCTGTTCGGGCTGCCGGAAACCAAAGACGAAGTGGCCACCGGGGCGTGGGCCGAGGACGGCATCGTGCAGCAGGCGGCCCGAGCCATCAAGAAGGAGGTGCCCGAACTGCTCCTCATTGGCGATGTCTGCCTGTGCGAGTACATGTCCCACGGGCACTGCGGGATCGTGCGTACCGGCGTGGGCGGAGCGTATGAAATCGTCAATGATGAGACCCTGGAGCTGCTGGCGCGGACGGCAGTCTCGCTCACCGAGGCGGGGATCGATATCGTGGCCCCTTCGGACATGATGGATGGGCGCGTGGCTGCAATCCGTAAGGGGTTGGACGCGGCCGGCTTCGGGAATACTCCCATCCTTTCTTATGCGGCGAAGTTCGCGTCGGCGTTCTATGGGCCGTTCCGCGAGGCGGCGGACTCAGCGCCCCAGTTCGGCGACCGACGGTCGTACCAGATGGATCCGGCGAACCGGCGCGAGGCGATGCGTGAGATCGAACTCGACCTGGAGGAAGGCGCCGACATGATCATGGTCAAGCCGGCGCTGCCTTACCTGGATGTGATCCGCGAAGCTCGGGAGCGCTTCGACGCGCCCCTGGCGGCGTACCAGGTTTCCGGCGAATACGCCATGATCGAAGCGGCGGCGCGCAACGGGTGGATCGATCGGGAGCGCGTGATCCTGGAGTCGCTCACCGCCATCCGGCGGGCGGGTGCGGACGTGATCCTGACCTATCACGCCAAGGATGCGGCCCGGAAGCTGGGCAGCTGCAGTACCCAGGGCTAA
- the lipB gene encoding lipoyl(octanoyl) transferase LipB — protein sequence MVQLGTVEYGTALELQRSLIERRKRGEIGDVLLLLEHPRVITLGRNAKAANVIAAPEELATRGVEVFECDRGGDVTYHGPGQLVGYPIFDLRGFTPPIGAVEFVRRLEEVLIRTCADFGIAAERVAGMTGVWTRADSPGRHGDTEKDRAQGKIAAIGVHISRGVTSHGFALNVNTDLSDFELIVPCGIVQKPVTSMAKELDKAVSLDEVAEAVARRCGEVFAGEMQWVKTLDELPGRPMGVPMRAPEEIRRLRGESEETWA from the coding sequence GTGGTCCAACTCGGGACAGTGGAGTACGGCACGGCGCTCGAGCTGCAGCGCTCCCTGATAGAACGGCGCAAGCGCGGCGAAATCGGGGACGTCCTGCTGCTGTTGGAGCATCCCCGGGTGATCACCCTGGGGCGCAACGCGAAAGCCGCCAACGTTATCGCGGCGCCGGAGGAGCTTGCAACGCGAGGCGTCGAGGTCTTCGAATGTGATCGCGGCGGCGACGTGACCTATCACGGACCGGGACAGCTTGTGGGATATCCCATCTTCGACCTGCGCGGCTTCACGCCTCCCATCGGCGCGGTGGAATTCGTGCGGCGGCTGGAGGAGGTGCTGATCCGCACATGCGCCGACTTCGGCATCGCGGCCGAGCGCGTGGCGGGCATGACAGGCGTTTGGACAAGGGCGGATTCACCAGGGAGACACGGAGACACGGAGAAAGACCGGGCACAAGGCAAGATCGCGGCGATCGGCGTGCACATTTCGCGCGGGGTGACGTCGCACGGGTTTGCGCTCAACGTGAATACCGACTTGAGCGATTTTGAGCTGATCGTGCCCTGCGGCATCGTTCAGAAGCCGGTGACCTCCATGGCGAAGGAGCTGGACAAGGCAGTTTCGCTCGATGAGGTCGCAGAAGCAGTGGCGCGGCGGTGCGGTGAAGTGTTCGCCGGCGAAATGCAGTGGGTGAAGACGCTCGACGAACTCCCAGGACGGCCGATGGGCGTGCCCATGCGGGCGCCGGAGGAGATCCGCAGGCTGCGGGGCGAGAGCGAAGAGACCTGGGCGTGA
- a CDS encoding MarR family transcriptional regulator, whose amino-acid sequence MADRLHSAAIRLLRRLRAQDRAAGIGPAQLSALSVLVFGGPCSLKQLAEAEQVRPPTMSRIAAGLRRAGLVRAEAVGADRRKLRLVPTAKGIQVMQQGRRRRVQQLARALRTFPENKVRRLGHAAETIFELVRRL is encoded by the coding sequence GTGGCCGACCGCCTGCACTCCGCCGCCATCCGCCTGCTCCGCCGGCTGCGCGCCCAGGACCGCGCCGCCGGCATCGGCCCCGCCCAGCTCTCGGCGCTCTCGGTGCTGGTCTTCGGCGGGCCGTGTTCCCTCAAGCAGCTGGCGGAGGCCGAGCAGGTGCGGCCTCCCACCATGAGCCGCATCGCGGCCGGGTTGCGCCGCGCCGGCCTGGTGCGCGCGGAAGCCGTCGGCGCCGACCGCCGCAAGCTCCGACTGGTCCCCACGGCCAAGGGGATCCAGGTCATGCAGCAGGGCCGCCGCCGCCGCGTCCAGCAGCTCGCCCGCGCCCTGCGGACATTTCCAGAGAACAAAGTCCGCCGCCTCGGGCATGCCGCGGAAACTATCTTTGAACTGGTGCGGCGACTCTGA
- a CDS encoding thiamine pyrophosphate-dependent dehydrogenase E1 component subunit alpha: MRNAQAIVDLRLEKPSFRVVEVVRDGEVRYEVRGKLDAPVPPIRESKYLSKQQCVEIYRWMLLNRRMEQALENLYKQGQVVGGVYFGLGQEACSCASAYALRKEDWLAPMIRNQGSLLVKGFPARDIMMQYMARAGSPTKGRDASSHFGDIKERNVCAPISMLGDLIPVLAGVALGARMQGRNIAVMTYIGDGGQSTGVFHEGLNFAAVQKLGLVLIVENNLWAYSTPTEMQFAVEDLATRAPGYGVPGVIVDGTDACQVYDAAHEACERARRGEGPTLIEAKMMRMKGHAIHDAAGYVPRELFEFWRKRDPIARFEKYLLEKKWLTPAENKKLIDDVEKELEADREAAVASPMPKPETAATGVYCEEGCHEIKLKYGPVKVAQRKDEGKPKESEAAVHLR; encoded by the coding sequence GTGAGAAACGCGCAGGCCATTGTTGATTTGCGGCTCGAGAAGCCTTCCTTCCGCGTGGTCGAGGTGGTGCGCGACGGCGAGGTGCGGTACGAAGTGCGCGGGAAGCTGGACGCGCCCGTGCCGCCGATCCGCGAGTCGAAGTACCTCAGCAAGCAGCAGTGCGTCGAGATCTATCGCTGGATGCTGCTCAACCGCAGGATGGAACAGGCGCTGGAGAATCTCTACAAGCAGGGCCAGGTGGTGGGCGGCGTGTACTTCGGGCTGGGACAGGAGGCTTGTTCGTGCGCTTCCGCCTACGCGCTGCGCAAGGAAGACTGGCTGGCGCCCATGATCCGCAATCAGGGGTCGCTGCTGGTGAAGGGCTTTCCGGCGCGCGACATCATGATGCAGTACATGGCGCGGGCGGGCTCGCCGACCAAGGGCCGGGATGCGTCGTCGCACTTCGGAGACATCAAGGAGCGCAACGTGTGCGCGCCCATCTCCATGCTGGGCGACCTGATCCCGGTGCTGGCGGGTGTGGCGCTGGGCGCGCGCATGCAGGGGCGGAACATCGCGGTAATGACCTACATCGGCGACGGAGGCCAATCCACCGGCGTGTTCCATGAAGGACTGAACTTCGCCGCCGTCCAGAAGCTGGGGCTGGTGCTGATCGTGGAAAACAACCTGTGGGCATATTCGACGCCGACGGAAATGCAATTCGCGGTGGAAGACCTGGCGACGCGCGCGCCGGGATACGGGGTGCCGGGAGTGATCGTAGACGGGACCGACGCCTGCCAGGTGTATGACGCGGCGCACGAGGCCTGTGAGCGCGCCCGCCGCGGCGAGGGTCCGACGCTGATCGAGGCCAAGATGATGCGCATGAAGGGCCATGCCATCCACGACGCCGCCGGATACGTCCCCAGGGAATTGTTCGAGTTCTGGCGCAAGCGCGATCCCATTGCGCGCTTCGAGAAATATCTGTTGGAGAAGAAGTGGCTAACACCGGCGGAGAACAAGAAGCTGATTGACGACGTGGAGAAAGAGCTGGAAGCCGATCGCGAAGCTGCAGTGGCTTCACCGATGCCCAAGCCGGAGACGGCCGCGACCGGCGTCTACTGTGAAGAAGGCTGCCACGAGATCAAGCTGAAGTATGGGCCGGTGAAGGTGGCGCAGAGGAAGGACGAAGGCAAGCCGAAGGAGTCGGAGGCGGCGGTGCATTTGCGTTAG
- a CDS encoding alpha-ketoacid dehydrogenase subunit beta, with translation MPTVTYLEAIRQGLWEEMERDPAVFCIGEDIGIYGGAFKVTDGFIHHFGAERVIDTPIAESAIVGAAFGAALTGMRPVVEFQFIDFIVCAFNQITNMLAKSHYRWGAPAPVVLRGPCGGNVHGGPFHSQNPEMYFVHTPGLKVVAPGTAYDAKGLIKSAVRDNNPVIFLEHKYLYRRIKEELPEEEYTVPLGKARVARGGGDLSIITYAAMLHVALEAAEILAKEGIDVEVLDLRTLAPLDREAIAATVRKTSRAIILHEDTKTGGIAGEVTAVIHEECFDDLDGPVVRIAALDTPVPFSPPLEEVFLPKVADVVREARRLKTY, from the coding sequence ATGCCGACTGTTACCTATCTCGAAGCCATCCGCCAGGGACTTTGGGAGGAGATGGAGCGCGACCCGGCGGTGTTCTGCATCGGGGAGGACATCGGCATCTACGGCGGGGCGTTCAAGGTGACGGACGGCTTCATCCATCACTTCGGCGCGGAGCGGGTGATCGATACGCCCATCGCCGAGTCGGCCATCGTGGGCGCGGCGTTCGGCGCGGCGCTCACCGGGATGCGGCCGGTGGTGGAGTTCCAGTTCATTGACTTCATCGTCTGCGCGTTCAACCAGATCACCAACATGCTGGCCAAATCGCACTACCGCTGGGGCGCGCCGGCGCCGGTGGTGCTGCGCGGGCCGTGCGGCGGGAACGTGCACGGCGGTCCGTTCCACTCGCAGAACCCGGAGATGTACTTCGTGCACACGCCAGGGCTGAAGGTCGTTGCGCCGGGCACGGCGTACGACGCCAAGGGGCTGATCAAGAGTGCGGTGCGCGATAACAATCCGGTGATCTTCCTGGAACACAAGTACCTCTACCGGCGCATCAAGGAAGAGCTGCCGGAAGAGGAGTACACGGTACCGCTGGGCAAGGCGCGTGTGGCGCGCGGGGGCGGCGACCTGAGCATCATCACCTACGCCGCGATGCTGCATGTGGCGCTGGAGGCGGCCGAGATCCTGGCGAAAGAAGGGATCGACGTCGAGGTGCTCGACCTGCGGACGCTCGCGCCGCTGGATCGCGAGGCAATTGCCGCGACGGTGCGCAAGACCAGCAGGGCCATCATCCTGCACGAGGACACGAAGACAGGCGGAATTGCGGGCGAGGTGACGGCGGTGATCCACGAAGAGTGCTTCGACGACCTGGACGGGCCGGTGGTACGCATCGCGGCTCTGGACACGCCGGTGCCGTTCTCGCCGCCGCTCGAGGAAGTGTTCCTGCCCAAGGTGGCGGACGTAGTGCGCGAGGCGCGGCGGTTGAAAACCTATTGA
- a CDS encoding DUF1080 domain-containing protein, with translation MTASPAVAEKEFRPLFNGQDLDGWQHVGAGRFMVEGGLLRTEGGMGLLWYTREKLGNCVIRVVYRTTARASNSGVFVRIAEQPANPWYAVHHGYEVQIQDAEDELHRTGAIYSLAPAKGGAAKPAGEWNVMEITLTGPRIVVDLNRIRVTEFDPSGPVPERKKIGSRSVGRGLKPDTWVCRTTGANRPCTSRK, from the coding sequence ATGACTGCGAGCCCAGCCGTGGCGGAAAAGGAGTTCCGCCCCTTGTTCAACGGACAGGATCTGGATGGCTGGCAGCACGTGGGAGCAGGACGATTCATGGTGGAGGGAGGTCTTCTTCGCACGGAAGGCGGGATGGGCCTCTTGTGGTACACGCGCGAAAAGCTGGGCAACTGCGTGATTCGCGTGGTGTATCGGACCACGGCTCGCGCCTCGAACTCGGGGGTGTTTGTGCGAATCGCCGAGCAGCCCGCCAATCCCTGGTACGCCGTGCACCATGGTTACGAGGTGCAAATACAGGATGCCGAAGACGAACTGCACCGGACCGGCGCAATCTATTCCCTGGCTCCCGCGAAAGGCGGAGCGGCCAAGCCCGCCGGCGAGTGGAACGTCATGGAGATTACGTTGACGGGCCCGCGCATTGTGGTCGACCTGAACAGGATTCGCGTGACCGAGTTCGATCCTTCGGGCCCTGTCCCCGAACGGAAGAAGATTGGGAGCCGGAGCGTGGGCCGCGGCCTGAAGCCGGATACGTGGGTCTGCAGAACCACGGGCGCGAATCGACCGTGTACTTCAAGGAAGTGA
- the lpdA gene encoding dihydrolipoyl dehydrogenase, with the protein MAETIFDVAILGAGPGGYTAAIRAGQWGLKTCLIEKDAKLGGTCLQVGCIPTKALLFNAEIYDHLKAAKEFGIEGVTNPRINWAAVQERKNKIVAKHTKGLDYLMRKNKVTVAGGFGRLTGPRKDGILTVEVTPTDGKGTATTVKAENVIVATGSEARMLPGLKADDRVLTNIEILSLEAIPKSLIVVGAGAVGVEFASIYRSFESDVTILEMLPRLVPLEDEEVSKELLRSFNKKGIKSHTGAKVEKVEKTKAGVAVSITGRDGKPQKIEAEKILIAVGRAPRTEGIGLEKTKVKSERGYIHVNEWMETAEPGVYAVGDIVAGLPQLAHAGMMEGIVAVARIAAKPARPVRRERIPNCTYCEPQIGSVGLTEAAARQAGYQVKVGKFPFTANSKASIVGSHEGFIKVVSEAKYGEILGVHIIGPSATELIAESVAVLELEGTVDDLMFTIHAHPTLSEGMGDAFNAVQGVAINF; encoded by the coding sequence TTGGCTGAAACCATCTTCGATGTGGCCATCCTGGGTGCGGGGCCGGGCGGATACACGGCCGCCATCCGCGCCGGCCAGTGGGGCCTGAAGACCTGCCTGATCGAAAAGGACGCCAAACTGGGCGGCACCTGCCTGCAGGTGGGCTGCATTCCCACGAAGGCACTGCTCTTCAATGCCGAAATCTACGACCATCTGAAGGCCGCCAAGGAATTCGGCATCGAAGGCGTCACCAATCCCAGGATCAACTGGGCGGCGGTGCAGGAACGCAAAAACAAGATCGTCGCCAAGCACACCAAGGGCCTGGACTATCTGATGCGCAAGAACAAGGTCACAGTGGCCGGCGGATTCGGGAGGCTGACCGGGCCGCGCAAAGACGGAATCCTGACGGTGGAAGTGACGCCGACGGACGGCAAGGGCACGGCCACGACGGTGAAGGCAGAGAACGTCATCGTGGCGACGGGTTCCGAGGCGCGCATGCTGCCCGGGTTGAAGGCGGATGACCGAGTGCTGACGAATATCGAGATCCTCAGCCTGGAGGCGATTCCCAAATCGCTAATCGTGGTGGGCGCAGGTGCAGTGGGTGTGGAATTTGCTTCCATCTATCGCTCATTCGAGAGCGACGTGACCATCCTGGAAATGCTGCCGCGGCTGGTGCCGCTCGAGGACGAGGAGGTCTCCAAGGAACTGCTGCGGTCGTTCAACAAGAAAGGCATCAAGAGCCATACCGGCGCCAAGGTCGAAAAGGTCGAGAAGACGAAGGCCGGCGTGGCGGTGAGCATCACCGGAAGGGACGGCAAGCCGCAGAAGATCGAGGCGGAGAAGATCCTGATCGCAGTGGGGCGGGCGCCGCGCACGGAGGGCATCGGTCTGGAGAAGACCAAAGTCAAGAGCGAGCGAGGATACATCCACGTGAACGAGTGGATGGAGACTGCCGAGCCGGGCGTGTACGCGGTGGGCGACATCGTGGCCGGACTGCCGCAACTGGCGCACGCGGGGATGATGGAGGGCATCGTAGCGGTGGCGCGCATCGCGGCGAAGCCGGCGCGTCCGGTGCGGCGCGAGCGCATCCCCAACTGCACGTACTGCGAACCGCAGATCGGGAGTGTAGGGCTGACCGAAGCTGCCGCGAGGCAGGCTGGATACCAGGTCAAAGTGGGCAAGTTCCCGTTCACGGCGAACTCCAAGGCCAGCATCGTGGGCTCGCACGAAGGGTTCATCAAGGTGGTCTCGGAGGCGAAGTACGGCGAGATCCTGGGCGTGCACATCATCGGGCCGTCGGCGACGGAGCTGATCGCGGAATCGGTGGCGGTGCTGGAACTGGAAGGCACGGTGGACGACCTGATGTTCACCATCCACGCGCATCCGACGCTCTCTGAGGGGATGGGCGATGCATTCAATGCGGTGCAGGGAGTGGCGATCAACTTTTGA
- a CDS encoding VOC family protein, translating into MTTELALSQIGQISVTAYDLNRAVAFYRDVLGMKFLFPAGTLAFFDCDGIRLMLAVPDKKEFDHPSSIIYFKVPDIQKAHAALVERKVQVEEAPILVAKLEKFDLWLCSFRDSEGNLLALMSEVAR; encoded by the coding sequence ATGACGACGGAACTCGCGCTCTCCCAGATCGGCCAGATCAGCGTGACCGCCTACGACCTGAACCGGGCGGTGGCATTCTATCGCGACGTGCTGGGCATGAAATTCCTCTTCCCTGCCGGGACGCTGGCGTTCTTCGACTGCGATGGCATCCGCCTGATGCTGGCGGTGCCGGATAAGAAGGAGTTCGACCATCCCAGCTCCATCATCTATTTCAAAGTCCCCGACATCCAGAAGGCCCATGCCGCCCTGGTGGAACGGAAGGTGCAAGTGGAGGAAGCGCCCATCCTGGTGGCGAAGCTAGAGAAGTTCGACCTGTGGCTGTGCTCGTTCCGCGATTCCGAGGGCAACCTGCTGGCGCTGATGAGCGAAGTGGCGCGGTAG